A stretch of Methanobrevibacter sp. YE315 DNA encodes these proteins:
- a CDS encoding tetrahydromethanopterin S-methyltransferase subunit B, translating into MAQMLPMIQIIPEMNFALDPATGVIGSSLGSGVVLLSMDEVEEQVAKVELAADELMASLDPYTSPVGSFPGREGSYVTAGLLTNMVYGFLLASFIIFAALPILQAMGVL; encoded by the coding sequence ATGGCTCAAATGTTACCTATGATACAAATTATACCTGAAATGAACTTCGCATTAGACCCTGCAACTGGGGTTATTGGTTCATCTTTAGGTTCCGGAGTTGTACTCTTATCTATGGACGAAGTGGAAGAACAAGTAGCAAAAGTTGAATTGGCTGCTGATGAATTAATGGCTTCATTAGATCCATACACAAGTCCTGTAGGATCATTCCCAGGAAGGGAAGGTTCATATGTAACTGCAGGATTATTAACTAACATGGTATATGGTTTCTTATTAGCATCATTCATTATATTTGCTGCATTACCAATCTT